A region of Modestobacter marinus DNA encodes the following proteins:
- a CDS encoding SAF domain-containing protein, with product MTARAETAAKQVASSPVPAPTVAPPSPAPPLRSAAARPRVSRKSLVLSVLVVLLGGLVAFAAGQMLTARTEVLAVARDVQVGSTITADDLAVASVTSDPRLSPIPAAEQSQVIGMVAQVPLVRGGLLTRSQVGVDIGLAAGEMLVALPMKEGQFPARGLTAGQRVIVVPTPGSAGASSAAGAGGGGAQQLIEATVAEVGPENPTTQVTVVDVRLRGDDGPTVAQLASTGNLALILLPGDG from the coding sequence ATGACCGCCCGGGCCGAGACGGCGGCGAAGCAGGTCGCGAGCAGCCCAGTTCCGGCACCAACCGTGGCGCCGCCATCGCCGGCGCCACCACTGCGGAGCGCCGCGGCGCGACCACGCGTCAGCCGCAAGTCGCTGGTCCTCAGCGTGCTGGTCGTGCTGCTCGGCGGGCTCGTCGCCTTCGCCGCCGGTCAGATGCTGACTGCCCGCACTGAAGTGCTGGCGGTGGCCCGGGACGTGCAGGTGGGATCGACGATCACAGCTGATGACCTGGCGGTCGCGAGCGTCACGTCTGACCCGCGCCTGTCGCCGATCCCAGCGGCGGAGCAGTCCCAGGTGATCGGGATGGTCGCGCAGGTCCCGCTCGTCCGCGGGGGACTGCTGACCCGCAGCCAGGTCGGCGTCGACATCGGCCTGGCGGCCGGTGAGATGTTGGTGGCCCTGCCGATGAAGGAGGGCCAGTTCCCGGCGCGTGGGCTGACGGCGGGCCAGCGGGTCATTGTCGTCCCGACGCCGGGCAGCGCTGGTGCGAGCAGCGCGGCCGGTGCTGGGGGAGGGGGTGCCCAGCAACTCATCGAGGCGACCGTCGCCGAGGTGGGGCCGGAGAACCCGACCACGCAGGTGACGGTGGTCGACGTTCGGCTCCGCGGGGACGACGGGCCGACGGTGGCCCAGCTCGCCTCAACCGGGAACCTGGCGCTGATCCTGTTGCCGGGTGATGGCTGA
- a CDS encoding CpaF family protein, producing the protein MTPIPGASRTTIRTAEGAQLTDAEYRIVAELRDRVSTRLTVEDRNYAPGPRRELTRKLIGDEYEQWLLHEAHRGRAAPAVTTEDTIFAAVLAELDGLGRLAPLLARQDVEDIHFEGCDPTVLRTLDGQLVAGPPIASTDEELEQLLRSIGSRSDGGQTSREFSSASPILNVRLQGVTELGARLQAAMDVLPRPAGVIRVHRFGDPSLDDLHRMNMVDSPVRAFLQAAVEAGVSPLVTGAPGVGKTTLLRALGNAIPWNNVVITVEDERELGLHLPRWDPVHQQLVKRHAVCRPFESRLPNAEGRGGFDMGDALHLALRASPTWVLVGEVRGAYVTSLLEAATSGIASVMCTIHSPSAEGVFDKVLINALKAHPTPSTELVLRSLAALGLVVHVQRDRSYSRFVSGIYELGAIGDSGRPDLKPVFAPRAGDGRAQATGPGMLSEPLAEKLNAVGFDLNWLHPGASDWPVDPHPLEAAS; encoded by the coding sequence ATGACCCCGATCCCGGGGGCTTCGAGGACGACGATCCGAACGGCAGAAGGCGCCCAGCTCACCGACGCCGAGTACCGCATCGTGGCCGAGCTCCGCGACCGGGTGTCGACGCGGCTGACGGTGGAGGACAGGAACTACGCGCCTGGTCCGCGGCGGGAGCTGACCAGGAAGCTGATCGGCGACGAGTACGAGCAGTGGCTGCTGCACGAAGCGCACCGTGGTCGGGCGGCTCCGGCCGTGACGACCGAGGACACGATCTTCGCCGCCGTCCTGGCCGAGCTCGACGGGTTGGGACGGCTGGCTCCGCTGCTCGCGCGCCAGGACGTGGAGGACATCCACTTCGAGGGCTGCGACCCCACGGTGTTGCGCACGCTGGACGGACAGCTGGTGGCCGGACCCCCGATCGCGTCCACTGACGAAGAGCTCGAGCAGTTGCTGCGGTCGATCGGGTCACGCTCGGACGGCGGGCAGACCAGCCGGGAGTTCTCCTCAGCCAGCCCCATCCTCAACGTGCGGCTGCAGGGCGTCACAGAGCTGGGGGCCCGGCTCCAGGCGGCGATGGACGTGCTGCCCCGGCCGGCCGGGGTGATCCGCGTGCACCGGTTCGGCGATCCGAGCCTGGACGACCTGCACCGGATGAACATGGTCGACTCCCCGGTCCGCGCCTTCCTGCAGGCCGCGGTCGAGGCGGGCGTCTCCCCACTCGTCACCGGAGCGCCCGGCGTCGGGAAGACCACCTTGCTGCGGGCTCTGGGCAACGCCATCCCCTGGAACAACGTCGTCATCACCGTGGAGGACGAGCGCGAGCTCGGCCTGCACCTGCCGCGGTGGGATCCGGTCCATCAGCAATTGGTCAAGCGGCATGCGGTGTGCCGGCCGTTCGAGTCACGACTGCCCAACGCCGAGGGGCGCGGTGGCTTCGACATGGGTGATGCGCTCCACCTCGCACTGCGGGCCTCGCCGACCTGGGTGCTGGTCGGTGAGGTCCGCGGGGCCTACGTCACCTCGCTGCTGGAGGCCGCGACCAGCGGCATTGCCTCGGTGATGTGCACCATCCACTCTCCCTCGGCCGAGGGCGTCTTCGACAAGGTGCTCATCAACGCGCTGAAGGCCCACCCCACCCCGTCAACGGAACTGGTGTTGCGCTCGCTCGCTGCCCTCGGACTCGTCGTCCACGTGCAGCGTGACCGCAGCTACTCGCGGTTCGTGTCTGGCATCTACGAGCTCGGGGCGATCGGCGACTCCGGCCGCCCGGACCTCAAGCCCGTCTTCGCGCCCCGAGCTGGCGATGGCCGGGCGCAGGCCACCGGGCCGGGGATGCTGAGCGAACCCTTGGCCGAGAAGCTGAACGCGGTGGGCTTCGACCTGAACTGGCTGCATCCCGGTGCCTCGGACTGGCCGGTCGATCCGCACCCGCTGGAAGCTGCGTCGTGA
- a CDS encoding IS3 family transposase (programmed frameshift), producing the protein MPKPYPKEFRDDVVNVARNREPGQHLKQIAADFGISESCLTNWMKAADVEDGVKPGTTAAENADLREARKRIRLLEQENEVLRRAAAYLSQANLPKMIYPLVRELAVDGIAVTVTCRVLKIARQPYYRWLADPVTTSDLTQAHRANALFDAHRDDPEFGYRLLVDEAAANGQPMTARTAWAICSTNGWWSAFGKPRRGKGGRPGPPVHDDRVNRVFTAEAPNAVWLTDITEHRTAEGKLYLCAIKDVHSNRIVGYSIDSRMKSRLAVTALDNAVARRHADGADVAGCIVHSDRGSQFRSRKFVRALNRHQLSGSMGRVGAAGDNAAMESFFALLQKNVLDRRHWRTQQELRIAIVTWIERTYHRRRRQDALGRLTPIEYETIVPTLAAQAA; encoded by the exons GTGCCCAAGCCCTACCCCAAGGAGTTCCGCGACGACGTCGTGAACGTCGCCCGCAACCGTGAGCCGGGCCAGCACCTGAAGCAGATCGCTGCCGACTTCGGGATCAGCGAGTCCTGTCTGACGAACTGGATGAAGGCCGCTGACGTCGAAGACGGCGTCAAGCCCGGGACCACGGCGGCGGAGAACGCGGACCTGCGCGAGGCCCGCAAGCGGATCCGGTTGCTCGAGCAGGAGAACGAGGTCCTGCGCCGCGCGGCGGCCTACCTGTCGCAGGCGAATCTGCCG AAAATGATCTACCCGCTCGTCCGTGAGCTCGCCGTCGACGGGATCGCCGTGACGGTGACGTGCCGGGTTCTCAAGATCGCCCGCCAGCCCTACTACCGGTGGCTGGCCGACCCGGTCACCACCAGCGACCTCACCCAGGCGCACCGGGCCAATGCGCTGTTCGACGCCCACCGGGACGATCCGGAGTTCGGCTACCGCCTGCTCGTCGACGAGGCCGCCGCGAACGGTCAGCCGATGACTGCCCGGACCGCCTGGGCGATCTGCTCGACCAACGGCTGGTGGAGCGCGTTCGGTAAGCCTCGCCGGGGCAAGGGCGGCCGTCCCGGCCCGCCGGTGCACGACGACCGGGTCAACCGGGTGTTCACCGCCGAGGCGCCCAACGCCGTGTGGTTGACCGACATCACCGAACACCGCACCGCCGAGGGCAAGCTCTACCTGTGCGCGATCAAGGACGTGCACTCCAACCGGATCGTCGGCTACTCCATCGACTCCCGGATGAAGTCCCGGCTCGCGGTCACCGCGCTGGACAACGCCGTCGCCCGGCGCCATGCCGACGGCGCTGACGTGGCCGGCTGCATCGTGCATTCCGACCGCGGATCCCAATTCCGCAGCCGGAAATTCGTGCGCGCCCTCAACCGGCATCAGCTGTCCGGCTCGATGGGCAGAGTCGGCGCGGCCGGCGACAACGCGGCCATGGAATCGTTCTTCGCCCTGCTCCAGAAGAACGTGCTCGACCGCCGCCACTGGCGCACCCAGCAAGAGCTGCGGATCGCGATCGTCACCTGGATCGAACGCACCTACCACCGCCGGCGGCGTCAGGACGCCCTCGGTCGACTCACGCCCATCGAGTACGAGACCATCGTCCCCACACTGGCCGCTCAGGCTGCCTGA
- a CDS encoding type II secretion system F family protein yields the protein MLVALGLVLGARALRPAPPALSAALDQLSAGPAVRSTPAAPLTGTGDWWDRLPRSVTRAVEERLGVPDADLNILGRTRTQLAVRKLTLAFAGLLTPALFGLALVLIDVTVPFVFPGAFGLALAAVGWLLPSAETREEARHARAEFRSNLESFLTLVAGERRARGSVEQALEEAAEVSGSVPFRRMHRAFRRAALSGRKPWTDLRDLGDELDVAELRSLADIAAVAADGASVYNTLLATARTLRHTELSDARSEANEISERMSRPLALLVTGLTLFVLVPFLLRMFAVTP from the coding sequence ATGCTCGTGGCGCTCGGCCTGGTCCTCGGAGCTCGGGCGTTGCGTCCGGCGCCCCCGGCGCTGTCTGCCGCGCTCGATCAGCTCTCGGCCGGCCCGGCCGTGCGATCCACACCAGCAGCACCGCTGACCGGGACGGGCGACTGGTGGGACCGTCTACCACGCTCGGTGACCCGTGCCGTCGAAGAGCGCCTCGGCGTTCCCGACGCCGACCTGAACATCCTCGGACGGACCCGCACCCAGCTCGCCGTCCGCAAGCTGACGCTTGCCTTCGCCGGGCTGTTGACCCCTGCACTGTTCGGGCTGGCGCTGGTGCTCATCGACGTGACCGTGCCGTTCGTGTTCCCCGGTGCCTTCGGACTCGCTCTCGCCGCTGTCGGTTGGCTGCTGCCCTCCGCCGAGACCCGGGAGGAGGCCAGGCATGCGCGGGCCGAGTTCCGCAGCAACCTCGAGTCCTTCCTCACCCTCGTGGCGGGTGAGCGTCGGGCGAGGGGGTCCGTGGAGCAGGCCCTGGAGGAGGCCGCCGAGGTGTCCGGCAGCGTGCCCTTCCGCCGCATGCACCGCGCGTTCCGGCGCGCCGCGCTGTCCGGTCGCAAGCCGTGGACCGACCTACGCGACCTCGGCGACGAACTCGACGTGGCCGAGCTTCGCAGCCTCGCCGACATCGCAGCCGTGGCAGCCGACGGTGCGTCGGTCTACAACACCCTGCTGGCCACCGCCCGGACCCTGCGGCACACCGAGCTGTCCGACGCCCGGAGCGAGGCGAACGAAATCAGTGAGCGGATGTCGCGCCCGCTGGCACTGCTGGTCACCGGGCTGACTCTGTTCGTCCTCGTTCCCTTCCTGCTCCGCATGTTCGCCGTCACTCCATGA
- a CDS encoding type II secretion system F family protein produces MPRRRQVTPLLVGALAAGVLVLLITGWPVAALAAVGGVVFIPKVLGGGKASKQLIVTSDALADWTRRLADLISSGAAGSTREALRRSLTSAPAAIAPAVSNLVTRMGPQGVESALRQFAREVGDPAADKIAMVLILRERNGGPGLAEVLTALAADLDERSRMVREVEAERAKPRANMRTIVVTTLILVVGMTLFARTFLSGYSTVLGQVALLLDVVVFGTALRWMRRLSDPPTRPRVLVDPDLVMVDR; encoded by the coding sequence GTGCCCCGCCGGCGGCAGGTCACCCCGCTGCTCGTGGGTGCGCTGGCGGCCGGAGTGTTGGTCCTGCTGATCACCGGTTGGCCGGTGGCCGCCCTCGCTGCGGTCGGTGGCGTGGTGTTCATCCCGAAGGTGCTCGGCGGAGGCAAGGCGTCCAAGCAGCTGATCGTCACCTCAGACGCACTGGCGGACTGGACCCGACGGCTGGCCGACCTGATCAGCTCCGGCGCTGCCGGCTCGACCCGGGAGGCGCTGCGCCGCTCGCTGACCTCCGCGCCGGCCGCGATCGCCCCGGCAGTCAGCAACCTGGTGACCCGGATGGGCCCGCAGGGTGTCGAGTCGGCGCTCCGGCAGTTCGCACGCGAGGTCGGCGATCCTGCCGCCGACAAGATCGCCATGGTGCTCATCCTGCGCGAGCGCAACGGCGGTCCCGGACTCGCCGAGGTGCTCACCGCGCTGGCCGCAGACCTGGACGAGCGCTCCCGAATGGTGCGTGAGGTGGAGGCTGAACGGGCCAAGCCTCGGGCCAACATGCGCACGATCGTGGTGACCACGCTGATCTTGGTGGTCGGGATGACGTTGTTCGCTCGGACGTTCCTGTCGGGCTACTCCACCGTCCTCGGGCAGGTGGCCCTGCTGCTGGACGTCGTCGTCTTCGGGACGGCGTTGCGATGGATGCGGCGCTTGTCCGACCCGCCGACGCGTCCGCGAGTGCTCGTCGATCCCGACCTGGTGATGGTGGACCGGTGA